Genomic segment of Pseudoalteromonas sp. NC201:
TTGCGTTTGTCGCATGGATCGTCGCAATCACAAATTTTGTCAATGCCCATTGAGCCCAAACCACCACAGCTACTTGCCATGGATTTCTTTTGTACGATAACGCCTACAGCCATCG
This window contains:
- the nqrM gene encoding (Na+)-NQR maturation NqrM, encoding MSLFLLTFGLLMLIAVAMAVGVIVQKKSMASSCGGLGSMGIDKICDCDDPCDKRKKRLAKEEMWKENQIL